ATTACGTGGTTTGGTACTTAAACTGCATCAATTGCAGAACTATATATATGACCAAGCTGTGAGTCTAAGTAGATTTGCGTTCCAAGTAGTAAGAGCTTAGCGTGATTAAATACTTCAAATTTTACTGTATTTCTACAAGAAATTTCTAAATGTAAACTTTGGACGTTGCATTGGCTTTACATCAAATAGTTTGGCTTTGGCAGGTTCCTTCAGGCAATTCTATTTTCATGAAATCAAGACAATAACAGAGACTCAGTTTGTGTTTCCTCCTGATTAAGAAATATTTATTATGTATGTGGTACACTGGAAAACTCTGGTCTTTCTTTTGAATATAGAACCATAAATTAGAGCTGTCAACTGTTTTACTGTATCCATTGGTTATGAATTTTTGCCTCTTCTCAACTGGAATGGATTTTATATTTTGGATCAGATGATGAATGAGTTtgtgatcaatctccattttgaGCATTGCCTAGGTTTTTCATGTCTTAGTTTTTCAGATGATgaatggttatatatatatatatatatatatataaacatgacaGTTTAAATGATCTCTAAATAACCATCCCACACGTAAATACATTTCAAATCTGTCAATGTAAGATGTAGCTCATATGGAGATAAAGACTTGCCCTATAATTCACGattaagaagtatatgttgacaaTAAGATCCTTGCTGGCACAAGCGAGACATTCAAGTATACATACCAATGGCAATTTTGTTCCAGTAAAGCACAAAGTTTGCCCTAATTAGGGTGTCAATGCAGCCATAAAAAATGAGATCTACTTTCGAAGCAGTCGGCGTCCTCGAAGGTTTGCACCTTTGACTCTGAAATTTACCTCTTCCACATCATCCTCCATATGATCCAAAGCCGCAGTCTGCCTGCAATTCCAAACAGAAAAGATGGAAAAAGGATGTTATTCTTTGAGGCAAATTAAGGGGAAAAAAGCAAGTATCAAAGATTATGGAACTTGGAACACCAAACTAAAGATTATATGATACTTTGGTTAGTATAAATTAATCGAACTGTATAATCCTTTAAAAGCAGAAAATAGATAGATTTTATCTGACTGCTATAAACAAAATGCACCTTTAACCAGATGCATATTGTCCATTTACAAGTGAAAAAGGTTAAATAAGGGTATCTATGCATCCATCAAGAATGACGAATTCCATGACGAAACAGAACGTTTTTAGTAGCCATGTAAGTTCACATTTGGTCGAAGAATGGCCACAGCAGGATTCATCTATCCTGACACCATTTTGAACTATGTATTACTTTTTTCATGATCTAGTATTGAGGTCAGCATTGTCTTAATGTTGTTCGATTTGATGATAACTTAAGGCCTAGAACAACAAATAGAACCTATGTATAGATAACCCAAGGACATGACAGACATATTTTAGAAACATCAAGATGATATAAAGTCAACTAACCTCTCAATCTCAGAACCCATATCAATAGCCATATTCTTCAAGTCGCCTAGCAAGTTGCTCAAATCAGAAAGAGCATCATCTTGCTTTGCCTTCTCAGTCTGATGTAATCAGTAAAACAGATGAATTAAGTTGTTAttgaatgataaaatcatacTGTTATCCAATTGGTATCAAGTACCTCAACTTTCTCAAGTGTAGATGTAGGTTCAGAAGAAGAAAAGTGTCGAGGTTCTGATCGGGGAAGGGGAGCTGATAATCCCAATCTTTGTCTCTGTTCCAGGTGGCTACTCCTTTTTATAAAAGAATCATCTACATATTTGTCCATGAGAAGGCAATAAGAACAAATTACACACAAAAAATTCCGACAATATGTTTCAACCTACCTCTTGTTAGGAGTGGTCCTTTTATTTCTCGTGTTTTCTTTGGCTTCCATTTCTTAGAAAACAAGCCTCCAAGATTTCCCAAAAGCTTTTCACCCTGAATGAACATAAACAAATTAATCAGCTAGGACTTCCACCATTAGAACATAATACGTACCTAAAAGTAATTCTGATGCATATCATGATTGATTTAATGGAGTCAGCCTTTTAAGTACTAAGTGCTTTGCTTGATCAAAACATGGAACAGTTAACAAAAAGTATCAAGAAATTGATGTCAGATGCTACCCCCAAACACCATGGAATCCTTCTTGCTAAAAAGAATGAAGATAAAGATTTGCTTTGCATAAATAAATCAGGTACATAGTTTAATTAAAGCTTTATGCTAAGCTATATTCATCTAGCATGCCATCAAATTTAGTTTAACCTGAATTGTGAGTATGAAGAATCATCTGAAGCCTTTGATGAATAGCCCATAACAAATTCCGCACCAACTTTAGCTCAAAGACATGCCAACAAAATTCTATTATATTGTTCTGAAGTCCATCTGGCTTCAAAGCATTTAATCCTATATTTACATGAGGACCCAATGGAAACACCTACGATATGCACATGTGAAACCTTGCTTCTTGTCAGAAGAGTCAGCGGAATTGAGGACACTCCACCATATAaatattgcattttttttttttctttaactaggCAGGATGGAAGCTCAGAAAGATAAAatcgataaaataaagtgcataaATCTTCGTATCCACATGTGGTCAACAACATTATAGAGAAAGCGGAACGTTGTTTTATAATGCTGTCAAAACAAAAATTGATGTTTGACCTCACAGCATAAACCTATTACCATGGTTAACAGATGAACTAAAACAAGTGCATCGATTTTCCTTACCTAAAACAAGTACAAATTATGAGGTAATTTAAGTGTTGCCATAACTTAGGTTAACATCTGGAAAGATCAGTCCATGAACTTATTACTAATTTAACAACTAGAAGAAAGAAAGACAAATTAAAATAACCAACAGGAAAACAGCCAATGTAAACCCTATAATTTATCAGTTCATGCAACTAGAGGAAGCTATCTAGTTGTTGCTAGTTGCTCTCATCCTTCATACGAACCACATGTTTACAAATTAAAAATTTCAAAGACTGGCATCAATGCAGTAACTGACCCTTAGTTGCAAACCTTTGAAAAATGATAGATCCTTGTGTTATGAATGAGTTCAGTTGTGTAGCATCATTAGATAAAACACTTCACCTGGATATTTGTTTAACTCGTTACATAGTTAAAGATAGTGCAGAAAGCCACAAGATCAATATACGAATTAAATTAGGCATGGCTTTTTTTATCCTTAATGTAATGAATTTAGCGTCATAGAGACTTAAAAGTGAGACTAGATGTAAATAGGATAGGGAGGTCTTATGCTAGAAACgagttaattaaaaataaataaccaAAGAATTTGTTATCCTAAAATTCACTTTGTCTACTAAGCTACCATGTCTAAATAAAGAAATGTTCATTGTTCAACATGTAAATGGAAAAGGGGGCAAAACTAATAAGATGCATACCCTGCTAAGATCGTGCTCAATGTCTGCAGCAGTTTGATGAGTCCTAGTAATCTGCTCACCTTGTTGATGCAAGGTGACAAGAGTCTTTGTAGCACCTTCTCTAATTTCTTCAGCAATTCTAAGACAACCATTTAGTTTATTTGTAGTCTCCTCAGCCTTGTACACAGCATAATTTTCCAGTTCCTGAACAGATTGGTTCTCAATGCCCCCTGAATCACGGAAGTCATTCTTGTAACTGTTTTTCGCAGCTGAGTATCCCCAAGCTGCCGATGATTCCCACCCAATTTCTTCATTAACATTTTCACCAAACTGATTGCTTTTCATTTTTGCCTTGCTGACCAAAGGCGCCGACGAAGTTTTAGCAGAATTGATGTTTAGATCAAGTTCTGAGTCAGAAACAGACTCGAAAGGGTTGTTGCGAGAAGGTCCAGGTTTGGCATGATGTTGCTTATTGCCCGACAGGGGAGTCCTCCTAGTGCTCATCTTGACGTAGAATTAGTTTCTGTTTGAAGATGACAGGGTTATCAACAGAAGCAGTATTTCAGACTCAACAATGGAACCTAGcactataaaagaaaagaataaaggtATAAggaataattaataatttttgcTCACTACGAATAGAAGTACAataagcaacaaaaaaaaagttACAGATTGAAAGAGCATCACAGACCTAGTGACACAAACAACAATTTAACTCTTTAACATCTAAAGGTAAGACAAGGTAAAAGACTGAAAAGGGCAGCCTAGCCTAGTGCTTGAGACTAGTCAATATAGGATCTGGCAAGGTTCCAGCCTTGGTCACATAGGATCAACCTCACTGTGGAAGTAAGGCTTAACCTCACAAGGCAACAATCTTGAAGAAGCTAATATAAACCAAACAGAGAGAAAACAGCAACCAGGAAAGCAGTTATGCTGCAACAGGTTGACTTGAGAACAGTGGGCAAAAACCCAAACATCAGACCAAACAGGATCGACCATGAAAAACAAAATAACAAGTCATAGTTTCTCGAGCCAAAGCAGATCACAGTGGGAAAAGATTAGACATGGAAAACAAGATAACATTCAAAAAATTAAACGGGACCATTATTTCTGACAGTCAAGACATGGATTCTACAGAGAGTTCGCTATACAAGAACATACTGACACTGCACTAAGCTGTCTAATTAAATAGATGAAGAAATATATACCCAGAATGAAGAAATTcagaaaactaaaaataaaaaattgttcaaGGATCAACATATATGTAGTGGGAATAGAATGACGAATCAAGAAACAGATCAATGGTTAACACCGGAAGAATTCATATGTTGAGGTTAGTAACAGACACTTTCTCCAGCCATTCTGCTTCAGTTACCAGCCGACAAACCAAGACCTTATTTCACACAATAACCTGTACTAAATATCGATGGCATAAACCGCATAAAAGAAAACGCAACCCACAGATCAAAACATGGTTATGTGAAAACCTGTATAGTAGCCACCGAGAGGCCAATTTACACCACTAAGATTAAACCTAAAATGGATCAATCTACAAGTACCGGACGATTATCCGCAGCGAGAAACCCTAAACTGATTCCCAAATTGACATGTAAATATAGCAGGTCAATAGAAGTCACAAAAAAACAAAGGGGTAGCTCGGATCCGACATCTTCCACTCTGTGACAATACATCAAACAGAAAACGATCACGCTTGGGAGGGAACTCAAATCGAAGAGCAAAGAGTTCAATCTCTTAGAGAGGACCATACCTTGGAAATCAAATAGGTGTACCCCTATATCAAAGCTTACGAGAAATCAAACTTAGACCCCAATCCAACACTTTAaagtgctttaaaaaaaaaaagttctttgATGGAAACATCAAAGATCTGATATAAAAACAACACGATCACAAGAACATCAAAGAGAGGACCATACCTTGGAAATCAAATAGGCGTACGATACCAATAGCCAACGACAAAGTGAGAAACCGTAGAGGCAGGTGGAAGTCAAAAGAGGGAAGTATGCGCTCTGCTGGCGACGATCGCGTCGGAGAAAGTGGGCTGAGAACGCGAAGAGGATAGGAAAGCGGGAGGACGGAGTCTCTCAAGAGCAGAAGACGACTTTTCTTGGAGGGATGAGAAAAGACTCCAATTTGGTCAAGGAAGAAACATATATAATCTTAAATAACAGAAATTAGAccgttgcggcttattgccctttTTCGATTTTTTTTCCTTGCCGAATATTATTGGCCTACCCGTTTACTCACTCGCCTTGGCATCGGATCCAGACATCAATCAGGTAATTTCCGCCAATAACGAGGCGGGTAGCACATCTGGCATGTTTGATACACCGTTATATAAGGGCAGTTTAATATTTACTTATATATGTCATCATAATTAATATATGTTTGTTGACTATTAATATTCTAATTATCATCTAATTATAATATGCGCCAATTATAATCAAACTAAGACATTTAAAGATGTCAaactattattatttttggtAATTCAAAATTAAAACAAGATCAgactaattaatatatatatatatatatatatattatatttttatatgggTAATTACTTGCTCGAATATTTCACGGATTTTAATCAATTAAATCAACACATCACAATAATTTAATCAATTAGAGAATAATGGGAAATTGTAAAATTTCATGAAATTCATTAACCTTTTGTTTATTAAAATATGAGAATATTTAAATatccaaaaattttaattatgattaaaaatgttaagaaaatttcgtaaatatagaaataatccgagaaaaaaaaatagaggatcaaccaattgattttctccttgttccCTCCCATCAAGAACAAGAGATAGGGATaggtaaaaaagataaaataatttttggattaaattaactatatatattttttaatgtaaTATCTACCTAAACAGTAGCAAAATCAACTATTTCCTTAATCTTGAATCATAATTTAAGAAATAAATTGTAAACAAATAAATTGGAAAATATGAGTGGCGACAATAGAGGAGAGGAAAAAAACAGAAATAaagtatttctttttcatattcacatttaaaaaataaaaagtcttgaaaaaaaaaaccctTATTAACTAAAGATTTATGAATAATTTAGTCTTTTTTTATGCTTAAACAATTTAATTAGTGCAACAAATGGATCCAAGATCCTGTTTCTGATTTTTTAGATCTAATTAGTTAGTCAATTAGTCTGTGACAAAATCCAAGGACCAGAAGACATGCCAAATTCCAGAAACATCAAGAACATATAAAGTCCACTAACCTCTCAATCTCAGAAATAGCCATACACTCATCAGGTTGCTCAAATCAGAGAGAGCATcatcctttgccttctcaatctgATGCTGTCAGTAATGAGTGAAATAGATGAATTAAGTTGCTCTTGAATGAAATATCATATTGTAGTCTAATAATTAGGATAAAGTGCCTCAGCTTTcagaaagaaaaatgaaatatGATACAGACAATCCCAATCTTTTGTCTCTGTTTCAGGTGGCTACTCCTTTTTTATAAAAGAATAAATCTGCATTTTTGTTGACGAGAATGGGATAAGAATAAATTAAACACAAAAATTTCCAACAATTTGTTTCAATCTTCCAGCCTTTATTTGGCTTCCATTTCTTAGAAAAAAGACTTTCCCCTGAATTACAACATATAATAGTTATTTGATTTCATGTTGTCTACCATTTTGATTACTTTAGCAGAAGTATTGTAAATCTTACCAAAAGTGTATaacctaagataaaaaaaaattgatgatggaTGCTACCCTCAATATctttcatttaaaaaaatataatttattttatcgaTCTATACCGATATATACATACTGAGAACATAACACATAATATATGAGAATATATTATGATACAATAAATCTTACTAAAAAGAATGAAGATTTACTTTGAATCAACTACATAGTTAACTAAGTCTTATGATATGTTATATTTATCCAGCAAGCCATCAAATTCAGTTGTCTTGAATTGTGAGTACAAACAATCATCTGAAGCCCTAAATAAAGGATATCTATCTCATCTAACTTCAAAGCATTTAATTCTATTTTCACATAAGAACCAAGTGGAAAATCCCAACAATATGCATATGTGAAACCTTAGCTTCCTGTGGACACTCCACCTCTGAAAGATAAAatggataaaataaagtgcatagCTCTTCTTCTCAGACATTATAGAGAAAGCCCTTCTTGTTCTACATTGCTGTCAAAACAAAGCTGATGTTTGACCTCACATCTTAAATCTTCTACCAATGGTCAACAGATGAATAAGGAAAACAAGTGCATCTGTTCTCCTAACTAAAACAAGTACAAGTCATGCAGCAATGTAATTTAAGCATTTCCTAAACTTACTACTAATTTGACAACTATAAAAAAGTAGGATAGATTTATATAAACAAGAGAAAAACAGCTAATGCAAACCATATGGTACATCAGTCAATGCAACCGAAAGAAGTAATCTATTTCTTGCTTGCTGCTCTCATCCTTCATATGAACCACATGAAATCTTGGTGTTGTGAATGAGCTGCATTATATAGCATCATTAGGTAAAACACTTTACCTGGTTATTTATTAACTCATTACGAAGTCAATTTATGAATTAAATTAGGCATGGCTTTCTTATCCTTACTGTAGTGAATTCTGTGTCATGGAGACTTGAAGTGAGACTACATGTAAATAGGACGGATAGGGAGATTAATTGATCAGAAACAACCAAAGGATTTGTTATTCTAAAAGTCTCCAACTTTTTTCCATTTGCATGTTCATTGTTCCACATGCAAATGGAAGAACTAATGAGAAGCTAGCTAAAATCATTCTCTGCTGCAGTTTGAGGAGTCCTAGTAATCTGCTCGAGTCTTTGCAGCATCTTCACTAATTTCTTCGGCAATTCTACGACAACCATTTTTCTAATCATGTGTGGTGTAGTCTCCTCATCCTCAGCCTTGCAGACAGCATAATTATTTTTCCAGTTCCTCAGCAGATTGGCTCTCGATGGCCTCTGAATCGGGAAAGTCATTCTTGTATCTGTTTTTCGCGACTGAGTGTCATTTTCACCAAATTGATCGCTCTTCGTTTTTGCAGAATTGATGTTGTTTAGATCGAGTTCTGAGTCAGAAACAGAATAGAAAAGGTTGTAGCCAGAAGGTCCAGGCTTCCGCATCATGTTGCTTATTGCCTGATAGAGGGGAGGGAGTCCTCCAAGTGCTCGTTACTGGTTGAAGAGGACTGTGTCATCAACAGCAGCAGTATTGTGGAACCTATCACTCTAGAAAAAGAAAATGCAGGTAGAAAATGACCATTAATGACTGAAATAATACCAGAAGCGAAAGTTAAAAGATACAGATGGAAATAGCATCACAGAAGGGCCTGCAGAATGAAACCTTTTATTTGGACTACCATATCATAAGATTGCagctgaaggaaggcctttatatTAACCATTTTCTAATAATAACCATTTTCACATGAATAAAATAACCATATAATATGAATAGTTATCTTTCATATGAATATAATAACTATTTTCTAATAATTATCCAagatgaaaaaatatattattcttgCACATAATAAATATTTGAAAGAAACTGATACTTTCATTTTTGAGACAGATAAAGATGTTACCTTTGACTCCCACCGGTACTTTTGAGGAGTCTTCAAAGTAGACTTATTTATTCACtattttatctaattttttaaataaatttatgtaACGACACATATGATTGCTAGCTTCGATGTCCAAAAACTAATGATATCTTCTTCTTTTATGTGCTAGCAACAAAAGAGAATTTTCGTTCTTTCTTTCCAACTATTTTTATTGTAATAgcatttcctttctttttttttttaataatagcaTTGAATTTTGAACAATTATACCTTTGGCCTATTgtatcttctctttttcttttttttttagactTTGAATTTTTTTTCCCATTTCTTCCTCTTCCGTATATATATCCTCTATCGTGACCATACTTCTTTTATATCCTTGGCCTCTTCCACAACCATGATCACTAgagcatttttttttaatgtgagcTTTGTTTAAAGAATCTATTAGCTCATCAATAACTATTTGGTATAAATCTTTGATTCTTGACAGAGACTCTAATAAAATTAAACTTTTTATATAGTGATTGAAGTATTTTTTTCGACCCTACGTATATTTTCTATATTCTCATCATTTCTTCTTAAT
The DNA window shown above is from Musa acuminata AAA Group cultivar baxijiao chromosome BXJ2-4, Cavendish_Baxijiao_AAA, whole genome shotgun sequence and carries:
- the LOC135610918 gene encoding SNAP25 homologous protein SNAP32-like, producing MSTRRTPLSGNKQHHAKPGPSRNNPFESVSDSELDLNINSAKTSSAPLVSKAKMKSNQFGENVNEEIGWESSAAWGYSAAKNSYKNDFRDSGGIENQSVQELENYAVYKAEETTNKLNGCLRIAEEIREGATKTLVTLHQQGEQITRTHQTAADIEHDLSRGEKLLGNLGGLFSKKWKPKKTREIKGPLLTRDDSFIKRSSHLEQRQRLGLSAPLPRSEPRHFSSSEPTSTLEKVETEKAKQDDALSDLSNLLGDLKNMAIDMGSEIERQTAALDHMEDDVEEVNFRVKGANLRGRRLLRK